A single region of the Corallococcus macrosporus genome encodes:
- a CDS encoding carboxypeptidase regulatory-like domain-containing protein, whose protein sequence is MRKWVFIAVAAVLALAAAIVLGPRWGAPAARPVSPVSASSIRQGMPAFNAVAVSSGAQEGLTLTGRVLDGNGRPVPDAEVSLAASAERTLADVRCDECGLALLACTAHETALHTRAFFEQQQGFLTARATVRTDAEGKFRFEHLAGVSFTVWARSAGLGVALKDRAAPGEPVELYLPPLRSITGTVVDDSGQARPGARVRAVSRKVPLPFEAVAGAGGAFTLSGLGEGPFYVLADAEGFQPAVAQQVEADSQPLRLKLTPSRTLEVRVTRDGAPAAATVRLRGDHLTREEHTEAQGGPVRFNGLYPDEVVVTAEAPGFGSTPQTLTLSQRVTQVTLVLEAAGRLLVTVVDEDGQPVPNPQLLLRTVAGDLIRRDAVPTGALAELGPLAPGEYVLEGQAEGFTAAQLPARVSQGETPLELELAKATVISGQVIDEYGRPASGVSVLVQPTGEVVNAGEDGHFTAQVPMPGLYTLHAHHSEWGGGSVQATAPATDVTLSLEAKAGADVTVSSGGRRVEGADVVMWADPENIFRSDRPSGPDGVVPMRGLPPGTYQLMASHPEYLQSGPKSVTVQDGTKQQVAVELEPGAQLTGDVVDEDGQPVVGAAMSVAPRVAEPTQSDSSGHFEFRALRPDRTYMVEARHSGYEAMERPQAKPGGPPVQVKMRKRSTFRGRVVDDSGQPVRRFRVDEHDVNSPDGRFELPLSTAGDRLIVAVDAAGYEPQVVDRPGSPPDMGDIVLVKAPSVSGRVKDASGGPVPDAVVTCDVCDGSVLSGPDGTFTLASPPFVPRFTVSARKGKVSGTQEVPRGSTAPVELTLKPATRLTGRVYLANGQPAAGAQVEGLNADRSETVSLITGADGRYSADLSPGSYRFVVGPRGGMGEPAVVVQVAGADMTLDLGPVPGTGSVTVLLQPERGKALWVVPGEVGAVGNPPTELLRSRYAQLVYQPMSERVVVQGLRPGRYTLVWGYFHAEMPGTGPVVRAVDVPSQGEVSLR, encoded by the coding sequence ATGCGCAAATGGGTCTTCATCGCGGTGGCCGCCGTGCTGGCGCTCGCCGCCGCCATCGTGCTGGGGCCCCGGTGGGGCGCTCCCGCCGCGCGTCCCGTCTCGCCCGTCTCCGCCAGCTCCATCCGCCAGGGGATGCCTGCCTTCAACGCGGTGGCGGTGTCCTCCGGCGCGCAGGAGGGGCTGACGCTCACCGGGCGCGTGCTGGACGGCAACGGCCGGCCGGTGCCGGACGCGGAGGTGTCGCTCGCGGCGTCGGCGGAGCGGACGTTGGCGGACGTGCGGTGCGACGAGTGCGGCCTGGCGCTCCTGGCCTGCACCGCGCATGAGACGGCGCTGCACACGCGGGCCTTCTTCGAACAGCAGCAGGGCTTCCTCACGGCGCGCGCCACGGTGCGCACGGACGCGGAAGGGAAGTTCCGCTTCGAGCACCTGGCGGGCGTGTCCTTCACCGTCTGGGCGCGCTCGGCGGGCCTGGGCGTGGCGCTCAAGGACCGGGCCGCGCCGGGAGAGCCGGTGGAGCTGTACCTGCCGCCCCTGCGCAGCATCACCGGCACGGTGGTGGATGACTCCGGCCAGGCGAGGCCCGGGGCGCGCGTGCGCGCGGTGTCGCGCAAGGTGCCGCTGCCCTTCGAGGCCGTGGCGGGCGCGGGCGGGGCCTTCACGCTGTCCGGCCTGGGCGAGGGGCCCTTCTACGTGCTCGCGGACGCGGAGGGCTTCCAGCCCGCGGTGGCGCAGCAGGTGGAGGCGGACTCGCAGCCCCTGCGCCTGAAGCTGACGCCGTCGCGCACGCTGGAGGTGCGCGTGACGCGCGACGGTGCTCCCGCGGCGGCGACGGTGCGGCTCAGGGGTGACCACCTGACGCGCGAGGAGCACACGGAGGCGCAGGGCGGGCCGGTGCGCTTCAACGGCCTGTACCCGGACGAGGTGGTGGTGACGGCGGAGGCGCCGGGCTTCGGCTCCACGCCCCAGACGCTCACGCTGTCGCAGCGGGTGACGCAGGTGACGCTGGTGCTGGAGGCGGCAGGGCGGCTGCTCGTCACGGTGGTGGACGAGGACGGCCAGCCGGTGCCCAACCCGCAGCTGCTCTTGCGCACGGTGGCGGGCGACCTCATCCGCCGCGACGCGGTGCCCACCGGAGCGCTGGCGGAGCTGGGGCCGCTGGCCCCGGGCGAGTACGTGCTGGAGGGGCAGGCGGAGGGCTTCACCGCGGCGCAGCTGCCCGCGCGCGTGTCGCAGGGCGAGACGCCGCTGGAGCTGGAGCTGGCGAAGGCCACGGTCATCAGCGGGCAGGTCATCGACGAGTACGGCCGGCCCGCGTCGGGCGTGTCCGTCCTGGTGCAGCCCACCGGCGAGGTGGTGAACGCGGGCGAGGACGGCCACTTCACGGCGCAGGTGCCCATGCCCGGGCTCTACACGCTGCACGCGCACCACTCCGAGTGGGGCGGTGGCAGCGTGCAGGCGACAGCGCCCGCGACGGACGTGACGCTGTCGCTGGAGGCGAAGGCGGGCGCGGACGTGACGGTGTCCAGCGGCGGCCGGCGGGTGGAGGGCGCGGACGTGGTGATGTGGGCGGATCCGGAGAACATCTTCCGCAGCGACCGTCCCTCCGGGCCGGACGGCGTGGTGCCCATGCGCGGGCTGCCGCCGGGCACGTACCAGTTGATGGCGTCGCATCCGGAGTACCTGCAGTCCGGGCCCAAGTCGGTGACGGTGCAGGACGGCACGAAGCAGCAGGTGGCGGTGGAGCTGGAGCCCGGCGCGCAGCTCACCGGCGACGTGGTGGACGAGGACGGCCAGCCGGTGGTGGGCGCGGCGATGAGCGTGGCGCCGCGCGTGGCGGAGCCCACGCAGTCGGACTCCAGCGGCCACTTCGAGTTCCGCGCGCTGCGGCCGGACCGCACGTACATGGTGGAGGCGCGCCACTCGGGCTACGAGGCGATGGAGCGCCCGCAGGCCAAGCCGGGCGGGCCGCCGGTCCAGGTGAAGATGCGCAAGCGCTCGACGTTCCGGGGGCGCGTGGTGGACGACTCCGGCCAGCCGGTGCGCCGCTTCCGGGTGGACGAGCACGACGTGAACAGCCCGGATGGCCGCTTCGAGCTGCCGCTGTCCACGGCGGGCGACCGGCTCATCGTCGCGGTGGACGCGGCGGGGTACGAGCCCCAGGTGGTGGACCGCCCGGGGTCTCCGCCGGACATGGGCGACATCGTGCTGGTGAAGGCGCCGTCGGTGTCCGGCCGCGTGAAGGACGCGTCCGGCGGCCCGGTGCCGGACGCGGTGGTGACGTGCGACGTGTGCGACGGGTCGGTGCTGTCGGGGCCGGACGGCACCTTCACGCTGGCGAGTCCTCCCTTCGTGCCGCGCTTCACGGTGTCCGCGCGCAAGGGCAAGGTGAGCGGCACGCAGGAGGTGCCGCGCGGGAGCACGGCGCCGGTGGAGCTGACCCTCAAGCCCGCGACGCGCCTGACGGGCCGGGTGTACCTGGCGAACGGCCAGCCCGCGGCGGGCGCGCAGGTGGAGGGGCTCAACGCGGACCGCAGCGAGACGGTATCGCTCATCACCGGCGCGGATGGCCGCTACAGCGCGGACCTGTCACCGGGCAGCTACCGCTTCGTGGTGGGGCCGCGCGGAGGCATGGGCGAGCCGGCGGTGGTGGTGCAGGTGGCGGGCGCGGACATGACGTTGGACCTGGGGCCGGTGCCGGGCACGGGCTCCGTCACGGTGCTGCTCCAGCCGGAGCGGGGCAAGGCACTGTGGGTGGTGCCGGGAGAGGTGGGCGCGGTGGGCAATCCGCCCACGGAGCTGTTGCGCTCGCGCTATGCGCAGCTCGTGTACCAGCCCATGTCGGAGCGGGTGGTGGTGCAGGGCCTGCGGCCGGGCCGCTACACGCTGGTGTGGGGCTACTTCCACGCGGAGATGCCGGGGACGGGCCCGGTGGTGCGCGCCGTGGACGTTCCCTCCCAGGGTGAGGTGTCCCTGCGGTAG
- a CDS encoding Stp1/IreP family PP2C-type Ser/Thr phosphatase translates to MALTTEAFGLTDVGRKRQHNEDAMMVDASLGLFMVADGMGGHAAGEVASARATEVVKQHIAANRHLLKDLAQNPTADSRSAAAALVEVAVQRACADIYRTAMTDASKRGMGTTFVCLAVGGNKGVIGHVGDSRVYLVRHGQCHRLTEDHTLVAAQLKAGTITKEQAATSQYRNVITRAVGIQESVQVDTLIVDLMPGDVFLLCSDGLHGYIEDEEILPLVAGLQPGDLPRKLVEMANERGGKDNITAVVVKVAGDSAALASEETSEAQSRMEALRKIPLFRHLTYKEQTAVLSIATTRTYPAGREIVVEGQPGEELFVVIRGRVAIEKNGVEIAELRSGGHFGEMGLIDNAPRSATVRATEPTRTMVIARSDLMGLMKREAILAVKMLWSFVQVLSDRLRATNSELSEARQELAVAQAIQPFAED, encoded by the coding sequence GTGGCCTTGACCACAGAAGCCTTCGGGCTGACCGATGTCGGCCGGAAACGGCAACACAACGAAGACGCGATGATGGTGGACGCGTCGCTCGGCCTGTTCATGGTCGCCGATGGCATGGGCGGACACGCCGCGGGTGAAGTCGCCAGCGCGCGGGCCACGGAGGTCGTCAAGCAGCACATCGCGGCCAACCGGCACCTGCTCAAGGACCTGGCGCAGAACCCCACCGCCGACAGCCGCTCCGCCGCCGCCGCGCTGGTGGAGGTGGCCGTGCAGCGCGCGTGCGCGGACATCTACCGCACGGCGATGACGGACGCCTCCAAGCGCGGCATGGGCACCACGTTCGTGTGCCTGGCCGTGGGCGGCAACAAGGGCGTCATCGGCCACGTGGGCGACAGCCGCGTGTACCTGGTGCGGCACGGGCAGTGCCACCGGCTCACCGAGGACCACACGCTGGTCGCAGCCCAGCTCAAGGCCGGCACCATCACGAAGGAGCAGGCCGCCACCTCGCAGTACCGCAACGTCATCACCCGCGCGGTGGGCATCCAGGAGTCCGTCCAGGTCGACACGCTCATCGTGGACCTGATGCCCGGCGACGTTTTCCTCCTCTGTTCGGACGGCCTGCACGGCTACATCGAGGACGAAGAAATCCTGCCCCTGGTCGCGGGGCTACAGCCCGGGGACCTGCCGCGCAAGCTCGTGGAGATGGCCAACGAGCGCGGCGGCAAGGACAACATCACCGCCGTGGTGGTGAAGGTGGCCGGCGACAGCGCGGCGCTCGCCAGCGAGGAGACGAGCGAGGCGCAGTCGCGCATGGAGGCGCTGCGCAAGATTCCGCTCTTCCGCCACCTCACCTACAAGGAACAGACGGCGGTGCTGTCCATCGCCACCACGCGCACCTACCCGGCGGGTCGGGAGATCGTGGTGGAGGGGCAGCCGGGCGAGGAGCTCTTCGTCGTCATCCGGGGCCGGGTGGCCATCGAGAAGAACGGCGTGGAGATCGCGGAGCTGCGCTCGGGCGGGCACTTCGGCGAGATGGGCCTCATCGACAACGCGCCCCGCTCGGCCACCGTGCGCGCCACGGAGCCCACGCGCACCATGGTCATCGCCCGCTCGGATTTGATGGGCCTGATGAAGCGCGAGGCCATCCTGGCGGTGAAGATGCTCTGGAGCTTCGTGCAGGTGCTGAGCGACCGGCTGCGCGCCACCAACTCGGAGCTGAGCGAGGCCCGCCAGGAGCTGGCGGTGGCCCAGGCCATCCAGCCGTTCGCGGAAGACTGA